In Oceanivirga salmonicida, the following proteins share a genomic window:
- a CDS encoding mannitol-1-phosphate 5-dehydrogenase, with translation MRNLHFGAGNIGRGFIAQILNDNNYEINFVDIDDTIINELKNRDTYNIKILDKNVIEKVINNFNGIHIKNEKKLLYKVLLESELITTAIGPNVLPIIAKDIAEAFKIKYKENNTKKLDVIACENMIDGSSFLQKKIFEYLNEKEKEFILKYVAFPNAAVDRIVPQQSHKDKLLVEVEKFSEWIIEELKIKVPDNKNIKGVHYVSDLSPYIERKLFTVNTGHAALSYIANYKGIKIVNEGLKDKSIKNQLLLVLNETKELLLKKWNFNKKDLTDYVNNVIKRFENPYIIDETSRVCRTPIRKLGYNERFIKPIRECKERGLEINNLATICSYILKYRSVDDQQSLELEKMLNEIPVEKVFKQITGLEDDEIINLVVKNYNEL, from the coding sequence ATGCGTAATTTACATTTTGGTGCTGGAAATATAGGAAGAGGATTTATAGCACAAATATTAAATGATAATAACTATGAAATTAATTTTGTGGATATAGATGATACTATTATAAATGAATTAAAAAATAGAGATACATATAATATAAAAATTCTTGATAAAAATGTAATTGAAAAAGTTATTAACAATTTTAACGGCATACATATAAAAAATGAAAAAAAGTTATTATATAAAGTCTTACTTGAATCAGAATTAATTACAACAGCTATTGGTCCGAATGTTTTACCAATTATAGCAAAAGATATTGCAGAAGCTTTTAAAATTAAATATAAAGAAAATAACACTAAAAAATTAGATGTAATTGCTTGTGAAAATATGATAGATGGATCCTCATTTTTACAAAAAAAAATATTCGAATATTTAAATGAAAAAGAAAAGGAGTTTATTTTAAAATATGTAGCATTTCCTAATGCAGCAGTAGATAGAATTGTGCCACAGCAATCACATAAAGATAAATTATTAGTTGAAGTAGAAAAATTTTCTGAATGGATAATAGAAGAATTAAAAATTAAAGTACCTGATAATAAAAATATTAAAGGAGTTCATTATGTTTCAGATTTATCCCCATATATAGAAAGGAAATTATTTACTGTAAATACAGGGCATGCAGCATTAAGTTACATTGCAAATTATAAAGGAATAAAAATTGTTAATGAAGGTTTAAAGGATAAATCAATTAAAAATCAATTATTATTAGTTTTGAACGAAACAAAGGAATTATTATTAAAAAAATGGAATTTTAATAAAAAAGATTTAACAGATTATGTGAATAATGTAATAAAACGTTTTGAAAACCCATATATAATTGATGAAACATCTAGAGTTTGTAGAACCCCAATAAGAAAATTGGGATATAATGAAAGATTTATAAAACCAATAAGAGAATGTAAAGAAAGAGGACTAGAAATTAATAATTTAGCTACTATATGTTCATATATACTTAAATATAGATCTGTAGATGATCAACAATCTTTAGAACTGGAAAAAATGTTAAATGAGATACCAGTTGAAAAAGTATTTAAGCAAATTACAGGATTAGAAGATGATGAAATTATAAATTTAGTAGTAAAAAATTATAATGAATTATAA
- a CDS encoding PTS sugar transporter subunit IIA, whose amino-acid sequence MQINKEYILLKQKAETKYDAIKIAGKILLDNDCVDETYIDAMLEREKIVTTYLGNYIAIPHGINESKFSIKKSGISIVQFPDGVSFLENALVHIVFGIAGVGEEHMDLLSKIAIFCSEEENVLKLIKAETKEEILAIFS is encoded by the coding sequence ATGCAAATAAACAAAGAATATATTCTTTTGAAACAAAAAGCAGAAACAAAATATGATGCAATAAAAATAGCTGGTAAAATTTTGCTTGATAATGATTGCGTTGACGAAACTTATATTGATGCAATGTTAGAGAGAGAAAAAATTGTAACAACATATTTAGGTAATTATATTGCAATTCCACATGGAATTAATGAATCAAAATTTTCAATAAAGAAAAGTGGAATTTCCATAGTTCAATTTCCAGATGGAGTATCATTTTTAGAAAATGCATTAGTGCATATAGTTTTTGGTATAGCAGGTGTGGGAGAAGAACATATGGATTTACTTTCAAAAATTGCAATTTTTTGCTCAGAAGAAGAAAATGTTTTGAAATTAATTAAGGCAGAAACAAAAGAAGAAATATTAGCAATATTTAGTTAA